A DNA window from Vanacampus margaritifer isolate UIUO_Vmar chromosome 19, RoL_Vmar_1.0, whole genome shotgun sequence contains the following coding sequences:
- the LOC144039879 gene encoding protein Z-dependent protease inhibitor-like isoform X1, whose product MSSIPLTVLVVLGLAVPLSCQPAADLISRSSDFSVRLYRALASRTDDNVLVSTVSVWRGLAALLGASGGTTREQLQTALGLAGLDPQNIPDVPSTSNLKQGVAVFGDASAQPSAAFAELLQRDYGGSVKTVAVDAARDAVNAWVRLQTADQVQDTVADVDPQTKLLLATAASYQGRFSQAFNASVTQDERFYVNKYQVVTVPMMFRADKYFLAYDRSLKSGVLKLPMTDGTAMLLVLPDEDADIGTLEEEVTSEKIRAWIRQLKKTKLEVQLPRFFLDRSYSLRDVLRTLGVVQIFQDDAELSDMGVPQGTKVSQVLHKAVAAMDESSQGDASGGGASVFSSPPPRLTVNRPFLFVVYHQTSGAPFLMGRLRDPTKK is encoded by the exons ATGTCGTCCATCCCTCTGACTGTGTTGGTGGTCCTTGGCCTGGCGGTTCCGCTCAGCTGTCAGCCCGCCGCTGACCTGATCAGCAGGAGCTCGGACTTTTCAGTGCGTTTGTATCGAGCGCTTGCGAGCCGCACCGATGATAACGTCTTGGTATCCACTGTGTCGGTTTGGCGCGGCCTGGCGGCGTTGCTCGGCGCCAGCGGCGGCACGACGCGAGAACAGCTGCAGACGGCCCTCGGACTCGCCGGACTGGACCCTCAGAACATCCCAG ATGTGCCGTCGACGAGCAACCTGAAGCAGGGCGTGGCCGTGTTTGGCGACGCCAGCGCGCAGCCGTCCGCGGCGTTCGCCGAGCTTCTCCAGCGCGACTACGGCGGCAGTGTGAAGACGGTGGCCGTGGACGCGGCGCGGGACGCGGTCAACGCGTGGGTCCGCCTGCAAACCGCAGATCAGGTTCAGGATACTGTGGCCGATGTGGACCCTCAGACAAAGTTGCTCCTCGCCACTGCTGCCTCCTACCAAG GCCGCTTCAGTCAAGCGTTCAACGCCAGCGTGACTCAGGACGAGCGCTTCTACGTGAACAAGTACCAGGTGGTGACGGTCCCCATGATGTTCCGGGCCGACAAGTACTTCCTGGCCTACGACCGCTCGCTCAAATCGGGCGTGCTCAAGCTGCCCATGACGGACGGGACGGCCATGTTGCTGGTGCTGCCCGACGAAGATGCGGACATCGGCACGCTGGAGGAGGAAGTGACCTCGGAAAAGATCCGGGCCTGGATCAGGCAGCTCAAGAAGAC GAAGCTGGAGGTGCAGCTGCCGCGCTTCTTCCTGGATCGTTCCTACTCGCTGAGGGACGTCCTGCGGACTCTGGGCGTGGTCCAGATCTTCCAGGATGACGCCGAGCTCAGCGACATGGGCGTCCCTCAAGGCACCAAAGTGTCACAG GTTCTTCACAAAGCCGTGGCGGCGATGGACGAGAGCAGCCAAGGAGACGCCTCGGGAGGCGGAGCCAGCGTCTTCTCCAGTCCTCCTCCTCGACTGACCGTCAACCGGCCGTTCCTCTTCGTGGTCTACCATCAGACCAGCGGCGCCCCCTTCCTGATGGGACGACTGCGCGACCCCACCAAGAAATAA
- the LOC144039873 gene encoding ankyrin repeat and SOCS box protein 2-like isoform X2 has protein sequence MAADTAGLDDYSEYGDLTDDELLQLAVQRSLADSAADAGRRGPQPPHLKVSKVQQAAPEQPGPAHYSSPNPPRQKTPEVQTFEGSVSRFTSGAGKKMLAYRKWDGTLVHVTPELQEEEEPLFQAIRAGDVGRLKALIASSRTDLMPPSKPGWLAIHQATWLDQEACLRVLLAAQPGLVNKRTEHAETALLLAVDRELLPCARLLLENGADPDAPNRDHETPLYKACERDNPALVALLLNHGAAVNTKCFQGWTALHEAASRNVEICQMLLKAAGKHSPVDKYGITPLFIAAQSGQVAPLRLLLRHGADINSQAADGATALHEAAKNGHVEIVDFLLSQKADANITGKAGLLPLHVAARKENETIVSMLIPATSKARVRRTGISPLHVASEHNRDGVLETLIRAGFDVNAQLCEERRRLYEDRRSTALYLAVANYNVDNVRSLLHAGADPNLDVFGPLLLAARQGCIESVTLLVEHGADINARIATHPTTFPAIFMFSMKYLPMFKYLLDNGGDALSCFQCVYGSGPHPPLQTSRSHPGHLEYSEERRPAGGVTTGVQFCEVISAPSISRWAGPIIDVLLDYVGHVTLCSRLVEHLDSYDDWSVIKDKAALPRCLLQLCRIQIVQLVGRRRLKHLALPGRLIRFLLHQEFSVGL, from the exons ATGGCGGCCGACACGGCGGGACTGGACGATTATTCGGAGTACGGCGACCTGACTGACGACGAGCTGCTGCAGCTCGCCGTCCAGCGCAGTCTGGCCGACTCGGCGGCCGACGCAGGCCGGCGCGGCCCGCAACCTCCCCACCTAAAGGTCAGCAAAGTTCAGCAAGCTGCACCCGAGCAGCCAGGCCCCGCCCACTACAGCTCGCCAAACCCGCCGCGCCAAAAGACTCCTGAAGT ACAAACTTTTGAGGGCAGCGTCAGCCGTTTCACGTCCGGCGCTGGGAAGAAGATGTTGGCTTATCGCAAATGGGACGGCACTTTGGTCCACGTCACGCCAGAACTTCAGGA GGAGGAGGAGCCCCTGTTCCAAGCGATCCGCGCGGGCGACGTGGGCCGCCTCAAGGCTCTCATCGCGTCTTCTCGAACCGACCTGATGCCGCCCAGCAAGCCCGGCTGGCTCGCCATCCATCAGGCGACGTGGTTGGATCAGGAGGCCTGCCTGAGGGTCCTCCTGGCGG CCCAGCCGGGTTTGGTCAACAAGCGGACCGAGCACGCCGAGACGGCGCTGCTGCTGGCGGTCGACAGGGAGCTTCTGCCGTGCGCTCGACTTCTGCTGGAAAATGGCGCCGACCCCGACGCCCCCAATCGGGATCACGAGACTCCGCTCTACAAAG CCTGCGAGCGGGACAACCCCGCGCTGGTGGCGCTCTTGCTCAATCACGGAGCGGCGGTCAACACCAAATGCTTCCAGGGCTGGACGGCGCTGCACGAGGCGGCGTCCCGCAACGTGGAGATCTGCCAGATGCTGTTGAAGGCCGCGGGAAAACACAGCCCCGTGGATAAATACGGCATCACGCCGTTGTTCATCGCCGCTCAGAGCGGCCAAGTGGCGCCGCTTCGCCTCCTGCTCAGACACG GTGCAGACATCAACAGCCAAGCCGCCGACGGAGCGACGGCTCTTCACGAAGCCGCTAAAAACGGGCACGTGGAAATCGTGGACTTCCTCCTTTCCCAGAAAGCGGACGCCAACATTACAGGAAAAGCCGGACTGTTGCCGCTTCACGTCGCCGCACGCAAAGAAAACGAGAC CATCGTGTCCATGTTGATCCCGGCCACCAGCAAGGCCAGAGTCCGCCGCACCGGCATCAGTCCGCTCCACGTGGCGTCGGAGCACAACCGCGACGGCGTGCTGGAGACGCTGATCCGGGCGGGCTTCGACGTCAACGCCCAGCTGTGCGAGGAGCGGCGCCGGCTGTACGAGGACCGGCGCAGCACGGCGCTCTACTTGGCCGTGGCCAACTACAACGTGGACAACGTCCGCTCGCTGCTGCACGCCGGCGCCGATCCCAACCTGGACGTGTTTGGGCCGCTGCTGCTGGCGGCGAGGCAGGGCTGCATCGAGAGCGTGACGCTGCTGGTGGAGCACGGCGCCGACATCAACGCCCGCATcgccacccaccccaccacCTTCCCCGCCATCTTCATGTTCTCCATGAAGTACCTCCCCATGTTCAAGTACCTGCTGGACAACGGCGGCGACGCCCTCTCCTGCTTCCAGTGCGTGTACGGGAGCGGCCCGCATCCGCCGCTTCAAACCAGCAGGTCGCACCCGGGCCACCTGGAATACTCTGAAGAACGGCGGCCGGCTGGTGGCGTCACAACAGGTGTTCAG TTCTGCGAAGTGATCTCCGCGCCCAGCATCAGTCGGTGGGCGGGGCCGATCATCGACGTGCTGCTGGACTACGTGGGTCACGTGACGCTCTGCTCGCGACTCGTGGAGCATTTGGACAGCTACGACGACTGGAGCGTCATCAAAGACAAAGCCG CGTTGCCGCGGTGCCTGCTGCAGTTGTGCCGCATCCAGATCGTGCAGCTGGTGGGGCGGCGGCGCTTGAAGCACTTGGCGCTTCCCGGGAGACTGATCCGCTTCCTGCTGCACCAGGAATTTTCTGTGGGTTTGTGA
- the LOC144039873 gene encoding ankyrin repeat and SOCS box protein 2-like isoform X1 produces the protein MLAYRKWDGTLVHVTPELQEEEEPLFQAIRAGDVGRLKALIASSRTDLMPPSKPGWLAIHQATWLDQEACLRVLLAAQPGLVNKRTEHAETALLLAVDRELLPCARLLLENGADPDAPNRDHETPLYKACERDNPALVALLLNHGAAVNTKCFQGWTALHEAASRNVEICQMLLKAAGKHSPVDKYGITPLFIAAQSGQVAPLRLLLRHGADINSQAADGATALHEAAKNGHVEIVDFLLSQKADANITGKAGLLPLHVAARKENETIVSMLIPATSKARVRRTGISPLHVASEHNRDGVLETLIRAGFDVNAQLCEERRRLYEDRRSTALYLAVANYNVDNVRSLLHAGADPNLDVFGPLLLAARQGCIESVTLLVEHGADINARIATHPTTFPAIFMFSMKYLPMFKYLLDNGGDALSCFQCVYGSGPHPPLQTSRSHPGHLEYSEERRPAGGVTTVLRSDLRAQHQSVGGADHRRAAGLRGSRDALLATRGAFGQLRRLERHQRQSRVAAVPAAVVPHPDRAAGGAAALEALGASRETDPLPAAPGIFCGFVTPRSTFLPLWDWLEMRRGRRRPSRVIVQQMIGSLA, from the exons ATGTTGGCTTATCGCAAATGGGACGGCACTTTGGTCCACGTCACGCCAGAACTTCAGGA GGAGGAGGAGCCCCTGTTCCAAGCGATCCGCGCGGGCGACGTGGGCCGCCTCAAGGCTCTCATCGCGTCTTCTCGAACCGACCTGATGCCGCCCAGCAAGCCCGGCTGGCTCGCCATCCATCAGGCGACGTGGTTGGATCAGGAGGCCTGCCTGAGGGTCCTCCTGGCGG CCCAGCCGGGTTTGGTCAACAAGCGGACCGAGCACGCCGAGACGGCGCTGCTGCTGGCGGTCGACAGGGAGCTTCTGCCGTGCGCTCGACTTCTGCTGGAAAATGGCGCCGACCCCGACGCCCCCAATCGGGATCACGAGACTCCGCTCTACAAAG CCTGCGAGCGGGACAACCCCGCGCTGGTGGCGCTCTTGCTCAATCACGGAGCGGCGGTCAACACCAAATGCTTCCAGGGCTGGACGGCGCTGCACGAGGCGGCGTCCCGCAACGTGGAGATCTGCCAGATGCTGTTGAAGGCCGCGGGAAAACACAGCCCCGTGGATAAATACGGCATCACGCCGTTGTTCATCGCCGCTCAGAGCGGCCAAGTGGCGCCGCTTCGCCTCCTGCTCAGACACG GTGCAGACATCAACAGCCAAGCCGCCGACGGAGCGACGGCTCTTCACGAAGCCGCTAAAAACGGGCACGTGGAAATCGTGGACTTCCTCCTTTCCCAGAAAGCGGACGCCAACATTACAGGAAAAGCCGGACTGTTGCCGCTTCACGTCGCCGCACGCAAAGAAAACGAGAC CATCGTGTCCATGTTGATCCCGGCCACCAGCAAGGCCAGAGTCCGCCGCACCGGCATCAGTCCGCTCCACGTGGCGTCGGAGCACAACCGCGACGGCGTGCTGGAGACGCTGATCCGGGCGGGCTTCGACGTCAACGCCCAGCTGTGCGAGGAGCGGCGCCGGCTGTACGAGGACCGGCGCAGCACGGCGCTCTACTTGGCCGTGGCCAACTACAACGTGGACAACGTCCGCTCGCTGCTGCACGCCGGCGCCGATCCCAACCTGGACGTGTTTGGGCCGCTGCTGCTGGCGGCGAGGCAGGGCTGCATCGAGAGCGTGACGCTGCTGGTGGAGCACGGCGCCGACATCAACGCCCGCATcgccacccaccccaccacCTTCCCCGCCATCTTCATGTTCTCCATGAAGTACCTCCCCATGTTCAAGTACCTGCTGGACAACGGCGGCGACGCCCTCTCCTGCTTCCAGTGCGTGTACGGGAGCGGCCCGCATCCGCCGCTTCAAACCAGCAGGTCGCACCCGGGCCACCTGGAATACTCTGAAGAACGGCGGCCGGCTGGTGGCGTCACAACAG TTCTGCGAAGTGATCTCCGCGCCCAGCATCAGTCGGTGGGCGGGGCCGATCATCGACGTGCTGCTGGACTACGTGGGTCACGTGACGCTCTGCTCGCGACTCGTGGAGCATTTGGACAGCTACGACGACTGGAGCGTCATCAAAGACAAAGCCG CGTTGCCGCGGTGCCTGCTGCAGTTGTGCCGCATCCAGATCGTGCAGCTGGTGGGGCGGCGGCGCTTGAAGCACTTGGCGCTTCCCGGGAGACTGATCCGCTTCCTGCTGCACCAGGAATTTTCTGTGGGTTTGTGACGCCTCGCTCAACTTTCCTTCCGCTTTGGGATTGGTTGGAGATGCGACGTGGCCGGAGAAGGCCGAGTCGTGTCATCGTTCAGCAGATGATTGGCAGCTTGGCATAG